Proteins encoded in a region of the Atopobium sp. oral taxon 416 genome:
- a CDS encoding transposase, whose amino-acid sequence MRVTLKAHQSKKGGSWRIGYKAHSGVDAAGGLVHAVETIAANVSDISCGTCTRKGR is encoded by the coding sequence ATGCGCGTAACCCTTAAGGCGCACCAGTCCAAGAAAGGGGGGTCCTGGCGTATCGGATACAAGGCGCATAGCGGCGTGGATGCCGCAGGTGGCCTTGTGCATGCTGTAGAGACGATCGCTGCGAATGTGTCTGACATATCCTGTGGCACATGCACTCGTAAGGGAAGATGA